The Polynucleobacter sp. MWH-UH2A DNA segment ATTGCATTAACTCCGTTTAAGTCTGAGGGCTTAATGGAGGTTGCTGATGTCATTTTGCCAATCACACCATTTACTGAGACAGTTTCCACATTTGTAAATGTCGAAGGTAGAGCGCAAACTATTCAGCCTTCTGTAAAACCATTGGGTGATTCACGTCCAGCATGGAAAGTATTGCGAGTGCTTGGCGGTTTATTGGGTCTCGAAGGATTCCTTTATAACTTGCCAGAAGAAGTGACGGGTGAGGCATTAGGCGATAACTATTGCACACGCTTGAGCAACCAAAGTTCTAGTAATTCAATTTCTGCAGGCGTACAACAATCCTCTGGGTTGGAGCGTTTGGCTGATATCAATATTTACGCTGGCGATCTCATTGTTCGTCGCGCATCAGCTTTGCAACTCACTAGGGATGCAAAACGCGGCAATCAAGTTGGTTTAGGTCAAAAGCTATTTACAGACCTTGGTCTTAAAGAGGGTGATGCAGTGCGTGTCGCGCAGGGAAGTCATTCTGTGGATATGCCGGCAACACTAGAGGTGAATTTAGCGGCAAATACCGTTCGAGTTTCAGCGGGAACGGCTGCAAGTGCAAAATTGGGATCCATGTTTGGTCCTATCACTGTGACTAAGGCATAAGGAACGAGATGGAAAATTTCTTAAACCTCGTTACTACTCAAGGCGAAGCAATTTTTGGGTCTTTATGGCCATTGGTTTGGGCTTTGGTTCGAATTGTGATTATTGTTTTGCCAATGTTCGGATGCGTTGCTTATTTAACTTTGTGGGAACGCAAATTAATTGGCTGGATGCATATTCGTCTTGGGCCAAATCGAGTTGGTCCTCTAGGTTTATTACAACCAATCGCTGACGCATTAAAGCTGTTGATGAAGGAGATTATTTCTCCTGCGCAGGCCAGTATGGTTTTATATTTCATTGCACCGGTAATGGTGATTGCTCCAGCATTTGCTGCTTGGGCAGTGATTCCATTCCAGGCGAAGATGATGTTGGCCGATGTCAATGCAGGTCTCCTATACATCATGGCTATTTCATCAATTGGTGTTTATGGCGTCATCTTGGCTGGTTGGTCATCCAACTCTAAGTACCCATTTCTCGGTGCAATGCGTGCATCAGCGCAAATGATTTCTTATGAAATTGCGATGGGCTTTGCATTGGTTACTGTATTGCTGACATCCGGCTCTTTAAATTTGAGCGCGATTGTGGAGTCTCAAGAGCAAGGCTACTTTGCTCAAATGGGTCTTAACTTCTTGTCGTGGAATTGGTTGCCATTGTTGCCGATGTTCTTGATCTACTTTATTTCTGGCGTAGCTGAAACAAACCGTCATCCATTTGACGTGGTTGAGGGAGAGTCAGAGATTGTTGCAGGCCATATGGTTGAATACTCTGGCATGTCATTTGCCATGTTCTTCTTGGCTGAATATGCCAACATGATTTTGATTGCTGCGGTTGCCTCAATCATGTTCTTGGGTGGATGGCTGCCGATTGTTGATTTGCCCATATTGCGTGACATTCCAGGATTCTTCTGGTTATTTGGCAAAACGTTCTTCTTGTTATCTTGCGTTATTTGGTTGCGCGCGACATTACCACGTTATCGCTATGATCAAATTATGCGTTTGGGCTGGAAGATCTTCATTCCGATCTCAGTATTCTGGGTGGTGGTTATCGGCGCATGGGTGGTATCCCCATGGAATATTTGGAAATAAGTTGATCAATCATGTTTAAGAAAATTTCCCAATTCCTCGATAGCTTGATGTTGAAAGACATCTTGACTGGTATGTCGATTACCGGTCGTTATCTCTTTAAACCCAAAATCACGGTCCAATACCCTGATGAAAAGACGCCATTGTCTAATCGCTTTCGCGGTTTACATGCATTGCGTCGTTATGAAAACGGTGAAGAGCGTTGCATTGGTTGCAAGCTCTGTGAAGCAGTATGTCCAGCCTATGCTATTACCATCGAAACAGCAGAGCGCGATGATGGTACCCGTCGCACAACTCGTTATGACATAGATTTAACCAAGTGTATTTTCTGTGGATTCTGTGAAGAAGCTTGTCCAGTAGACGCTATTGTTGAAACCAATATTTTTGAATATTTTGGCGATAAGCGCGGCGATTTGTACTTCACAAAAGAAATGCTTTTGGCTGTAGGCGATAAGTATGAAAAAGATATTGCCGCTAACCGCGCTATTGATGCGCCTTATCGTTAATCGAGTCGAGCAAAAGAAACTATGACATTCGATCCATCTACTTTATTTGCCATGTTCTTTTATGGCTTCGCTGGTTTGCTAGTGATTTCGGCATTGCGCGTGATTACTGCTCGCAATCCTGTTCATGCAGCCTTATTTTTGGTTCTTGCATTTTTCTGTGCCTCTGGAATCTGGATGCTACTCAAGGCTGAATTTTTGAGTTTGGCTTTGATCTTGGTTTATGTTGGCGCTGTCATGGTGCTGTTCCTCTTTGTGGTGATGATGTTGGATCTTGATCTTGAGCACTTACGTCGCGATTTCAAGAAATTCCTACCAATTGCATTCTTGATGGGTGCTGTCATTGTCCTAGAGCTTTCCATTGTCATTATTCGAAGCTTTATTGGCACCAATGCACCGGTTCAGTTAATGCCTGAAGAGGCTATGGCAAGCAATACACAAGCCTTAGGCATGCTTATTTTTGGTGACTATGTCTATGCATTTGAGGTTGCTGGGGTGATTTTGCTGGTAGCTATCATTGCTGCGGTAGCTCTTACATTGCGTAACCGTAAAGACTCCAAATCACAAAACATTCATGAACAGGTCAATGTCGTTGCGGCTGATCGAATGAGAATTGTCAAAATGGATGCGGAAATGAATGCCAAGCAAGATGCTAGAGGGGAGAAGAAATGACTATCACCCTTGCTCACTACTTAGTGCTCAGCGCTATTCTATTTGCTACCAGCGTAATTGGTATTTTCTTGAATCGTAAAAATGTCATCGTTTTATTGATGGCCATTGAATTGATGCTTCTCTCGGTCAATATGAATTTTGTTGCCTTCTCTCATTATTTGGGGGATATGGCTGGCCAGGTATTCGTATTCTTTATTTTGACTGTGGCTGCTGCTGAAGCGGCGATCGGCTTGGCAATCTTAGTAGTGCTCTTCCGTAAGGTAGACACGATTAATGCCGAAGATCTTGACCACCTAAAGGGCTAGTCATGCAATTGACCTTAACTATTCCTGTTCTCTGCGCAATTCCATTGGCGCCATTGTTTGGCTCCATGATTGCTGGTTTCTTTGGCACTAAATTGGGCGGTAACCGAATTGGTCATGGTGCCTGCCAGTTTGTGACTATTTTGGGTGTAGCGATTGCATTTGCTTTGTCATGCAATGTATTGGCCCAAGTGATGGATGGCTTCTACTTCAACGGCACTGTTTATCACTGGATGCAGTTGGGTGAACTCAATTTGGATATTGGCTTTTTGATTGATCCATTGACTGCAACCATGATGTGCGTGGTGACCTTTGTGTCACTGATGGTGCATATTTATACGATTGGTTACATGCATGGCGAAGAAGGGTACAACCGTTTCTTCTCCTATATCTCCTTGTTCACTTTTGCCATGTTGATGTTGGTGATGAGCAATAACTTATTGCAACTCTTCTTCGGTTGGGAAGCAGTGGGTGTCGTTTCCTATTTATTGATTGGTTTTTACTTTGAACGTCAATCAGCCGTGTTTGCCAATATGAAAGCTTTCTTGGTGAATCGCGTTGGTGACTTCGGATTTATCTTGGGCATTGGCTTATTGCTGGCGAGCACAGGCTCCATGCAATATGACGTCATTTTTTCTCAAAATACGGCATTAGCAGCACAGACTCTGCCTGGCACTAGCTGGAATCTATTGACTGTTGCCTGTATCTGTTTGTTCATTGGTGCAATGGGCAAATCAGCACAATTTCCATTACATGTTTGGTTGCCTGACTCGATGGAAGGTCCAACACCAATTTCTGCTTTGATTCACGCGGCAACCATGGTTACAGCCGGCATCTTTATGGTGTCACGTATGTCTCCATTGTTTGAGCTTTCAGATGTTGCTCTGAGCTTCATCTTGGTAATTGGTTCTATCACGGCGCTGTTTATGGGGTTCTTAGGAATCGTGCAAAACGATATCAAGCGCGTTGTTGCGTATTCCACGCTTTCGCAGTTGGGTTACATGACAGTTGCGCTTGGCGTTTCTGCTTATCCGGTAGCGATATTTCATTTGATGACGCATGCGTTCTTCAAGGCCTTATTATTCCTTGCTGCAGGTAGTGTGATTTTGGGCATGCACCATGAGCAGGACATGCGCAAAATGGGTGGCTTGTGGAAATACATGCCTATTACATGCCTCATGATGCTAGTTGGTAACTTGGCTTTGATTGGTACGCCGTTTTTCTCGGGCTTTTATTCAAAAGACTCGATTATTGAAGCGGTCGCGGCAAGCCATATTCCTGGATCAGGCTTTGCTTACTTCGCGGTAATGGCGAGCGTATTCGTTACAGCTTTATATTCATTCCGTCTCTATTTCTGGGTGTTCCATGGTAAGGCTCGTTGGGGGCATGCAGATTCTCATGATCACCATCATGACCATGCGGAGCAGGGCGACGATCACACTCATCATGGTTTGGCGCCTGGCCAGAAA contains these protein-coding regions:
- the nuoH gene encoding NADH-quinone oxidoreductase subunit NuoH → MENFLNLVTTQGEAIFGSLWPLVWALVRIVIIVLPMFGCVAYLTLWERKLIGWMHIRLGPNRVGPLGLLQPIADALKLLMKEIISPAQASMVLYFIAPVMVIAPAFAAWAVIPFQAKMMLADVNAGLLYIMAISSIGVYGVILAGWSSNSKYPFLGAMRASAQMISYEIAMGFALVTVLLTSGSLNLSAIVESQEQGYFAQMGLNFLSWNWLPLLPMFLIYFISGVAETNRHPFDVVEGESEIVAGHMVEYSGMSFAMFFLAEYANMILIAAVASIMFLGGWLPIVDLPILRDIPGFFWLFGKTFFLLSCVIWLRATLPRYRYDQIMRLGWKIFIPISVFWVVVIGAWVVSPWNIWK
- the nuoI gene encoding NADH-quinone oxidoreductase subunit NuoI, whose protein sequence is MFKKISQFLDSLMLKDILTGMSITGRYLFKPKITVQYPDEKTPLSNRFRGLHALRRYENGEERCIGCKLCEAVCPAYAITIETAERDDGTRRTTRYDIDLTKCIFCGFCEEACPVDAIVETNIFEYFGDKRGDLYFTKEMLLAVGDKYEKDIAANRAIDAPYR
- a CDS encoding NADH-quinone oxidoreductase subunit J, with product MTFDPSTLFAMFFYGFAGLLVISALRVITARNPVHAALFLVLAFFCASGIWMLLKAEFLSLALILVYVGAVMVLFLFVVMMLDLDLEHLRRDFKKFLPIAFLMGAVIVLELSIVIIRSFIGTNAPVQLMPEEAMASNTQALGMLIFGDYVYAFEVAGVILLVAIIAAVALTLRNRKDSKSQNIHEQVNVVAADRMRIVKMDAEMNAKQDARGEKK
- the nuoK gene encoding NADH-quinone oxidoreductase subunit NuoK, whose protein sequence is MTITLAHYLVLSAILFATSVIGIFLNRKNVIVLLMAIELMLLSVNMNFVAFSHYLGDMAGQVFVFFILTVAAAEAAIGLAILVVLFRKVDTINAEDLDHLKG
- the nuoL gene encoding NADH-quinone oxidoreductase subunit L gives rise to the protein MQLTLTIPVLCAIPLAPLFGSMIAGFFGTKLGGNRIGHGACQFVTILGVAIAFALSCNVLAQVMDGFYFNGTVYHWMQLGELNLDIGFLIDPLTATMMCVVTFVSLMVHIYTIGYMHGEEGYNRFFSYISLFTFAMLMLVMSNNLLQLFFGWEAVGVVSYLLIGFYFERQSAVFANMKAFLVNRVGDFGFILGIGLLLASTGSMQYDVIFSQNTALAAQTLPGTSWNLLTVACICLFIGAMGKSAQFPLHVWLPDSMEGPTPISALIHAATMVTAGIFMVSRMSPLFELSDVALSFILVIGSITALFMGFLGIVQNDIKRVVAYSTLSQLGYMTVALGVSAYPVAIFHLMTHAFFKALLFLAAGSVILGMHHEQDMRKMGGLWKYMPITCLMMLVGNLALIGTPFFSGFYSKDSIIEAVAASHIPGSGFAYFAVMASVFVTALYSFRLYFWVFHGKARWGHADSHDHHHDHAEQGDDHTHHGLAPGQKPHESPLVVTLPLILLAIPSVIIGFYTITPLLFGTYFGDSIFIDLARHPVMKELTEEFHGPVAMAIHAFTSPVLGLVVLGVLAAAIGYLWAPSLPTKFAQTFAPIKKLFDNKYYLDDFNQAVFAKGLIWIGGILWHRGDQKVIDGFLVNGSAHTVGRFAGVIRHLQSGYVYHYAFAMIAGLAVLLAWVLYAYLPFVR